In Montipora capricornis isolate CH-2021 chromosome 4, ASM3666992v2, whole genome shotgun sequence, a single genomic region encodes these proteins:
- the LOC138045223 gene encoding transcription elongation factor A protein 2-like, giving the protein MQMDSDSAVDLLKRLKDLPITLEILQKTRIGMSVNTLRKKSKNADLQTQAKTLIKSWKKLLPDKEKGGGKSEENGDRKTPNSDKSSRSSSPAQSTKSSSSAPSTPKDNKEVTFPPPKVTDNSVRGKCRKMMVDSLKVEVEFEQTISAEDFAAACEECIFQEFKDANAKYKQRVRSRVNNLRDAKNPLLKLKVLSGQISPETFATMPTEEMASDEMKKFRQECAKESIREAQVAKNQGTETDLFKCGKCGKRRTTYTQLQTRSADEPMTTFVLCLDCGKRWKFC; this is encoded by the exons ATGCAGATGGATTCTGATAGTGCTGTGGATCTCTTAAAAAGGCTGAAAGATCTTCCTATCACGCTAGAAATTCTCCAGAAGACAAGAATAGGCATGTCAGTGAACACGCTgagaaaaaagagcaaaaatgcAGATCTGCAAACACAAGCCAAGACACTGATTAAATCATGGAAGAAACTTTTACCTG ataaagaaaaaggtgGTGGAAAATCCGAGGAAAATGGAGATAGGAAGACTCCAAACAGTGACAAATCAAGTCGGAGTAGTTCTCCAGCACAAAGCACCAAGTCATCGTCATCTGCTCCGTCTACCCCTAAGGACAACAAAGAGGTCACTTTCCCACCCCCAAAGGTCACTGATAACTCTGTGCGGGGCAAGTGTAGGAAGATGATGGTTGATTCTCTGAAGGTGGAAGTTGAGTTTGAGCAAA CAATTAGTGCTGAAGACTTTGCTGCTGCATGTGAGGAAT GTATATTTCAGGAGTTCAAAGACGCAAACGCAAAGTACAAGCAGCGTGTCAGAAGTCGAGTCAACAATCTGCGTGATGCTAAAAATCCTCTCCTTAAATTGAAAGTCCTGTCTGGGCAGATCTCCCCTGAAACATTTGCCACAATGCCAACAGAG GAAATGGCAAGCGATGAAATGAAAAAGTTTCGCCAGGAGTGTGCAAAGGAAAGCATCCGTGAGGCACAGGTGGCTAAAAACCAAGGAACAGAGACAGATCTTTTTAAATGTGGAAAGTGCGGTAAACGAAGAACTACTTACACGCAGCTACAAACTCGAAGTGCTGACGAACCTATGACAACCTTTGTACTCTGTTTAGATTGCGGCAAGCGCTGGAAG TTCTGTTAA